One genomic segment of Chitinophaga sancti includes these proteins:
- a CDS encoding efflux RND transporter permease subunit: MKRQRISFIEAAMKYKQVTLVAMGMLLLLGLYALLNMPRSENPKIDMPVAMVYAFYPGADEVQTEKQVTNKIEQFLFSFEEIDKKKTTSQTKDGQVFITVNLHTEVKDRKKFWSTLQHGLNTTLKSNIPSGVIGPVVNSNFGDVTAQIITVSSPIRNYAELEKYMDKIEDGLKVIPEVSKINRSGGQQQQIYVTINDEQLQQYGFDLSTIVRTLQMENVTGYSGEVTVNSNTIPVFTNSQYKTEKDIAEQIIYTTPTGTIVRLKDVATITRRYEEPSSYIRVGNDRVLMLGIEMQPGNNIVQFGHTIEEKLAAIKSKLPDDIQINTIVNQPEVVDESIKHFMREFGLAIGSVILVVMLLLPFRVAAVASVAAPISILITFGLINIMGIELHQVTLAALIIVLGMVVDNAIVVVDNYIEKLDEDITPWTAAWQAAKQLSLPIFTATLAIVFAFAPLAIFMFGIAKDFIAALPVTVAVALITSMAVALLVTPYTCYVFIKQGLKHRMNNRSNKRSLLDRLQETFNKGIEIAFRFPKITVSVAVLALVLALVLAGKVSQEFFPLSESKQFNAEIWMPNGTSLEETEKVVKAVETELKKDSRVVNTASFIGTSSPRFNVTYAPEMPRRNFAQVFINTVSSDATNELVAKYLPIFDKFLPDGYVRLRQLSMQEGSPIAVRIVGEDLNDQKKVAEQVKDILQHAEGTNWVRSDYEDDYLGISLKIKEEDAARLGIPNQAITQTLGAGLKGFAVTQLWEGDKPIDVYLRLDTANRTNFSDLGNLHINKVLLKQVAEIAPSWHTGVIAHKNGLRTLTVLSEAQCGIRASDILKKVQPAIAKLSLPDGVHIEYGGDAESSADNAPGMGLALGTSLLLILLTLLFQFKTFGKTLIILATFPLSLLGAFLGLYITGNPMGMTAFMGIISLIGIVVRNGIILVDYADELVRDHHYSIKAAALATAKRRMRPIFLTSAAAAIGVVPMIAGKSPLWAPLGSVLASGLIVSMVLTLFVIPVLYYLFVRHPNETTGTPDIQYKPAKTALMIIVLICSPFFLHAQSVKLSLEDARKMALEQNRQMKAAQYEIDAAKAAAKSVAANAYPTIDGSVTGVYLGKPIGGALNGLIPDYFGSAMVTASEAIYAGGKIRTGKAAADKGVEIKETQRVLTSSQVLLNVETAYWQVIQVQEKIILANRFRDMLKVLHQDLQNSYDAGLIYKNDLLRVDVNLNEAELNITKAEDGLVLAKLRLAQLTGMAGNTSFIIADSISGDFQTQSLQSNGSDKRPEILLLNQAIEAGQLQKQLLKAESRPTIGVGFSGLATAGKGVNLKDGSDFMGSYFGLASISVPIFDWGKKSGKVKEQTLKLAAQQQQLIDTKELVDLEIQQAYLALNQSSRKVNLSLLSLQQADENLKLANDRFAAGTITGKDVQEAQVIWQQAYSSLIDAKVEYRINEASYKKATGSL, encoded by the coding sequence ATGAAAAGACAAAGAATCAGCTTCATTGAAGCTGCCATGAAATATAAACAGGTGACGCTGGTAGCCATGGGTATGCTGCTCCTGCTGGGACTCTATGCCCTCCTGAATATGCCCCGTTCGGAAAATCCAAAGATTGATATGCCTGTCGCCATGGTATATGCCTTCTATCCGGGTGCCGACGAAGTACAAACGGAGAAACAGGTAACGAATAAAATCGAACAATTTCTTTTCTCCTTCGAAGAAATAGATAAGAAGAAAACAACCTCACAAACGAAAGACGGACAGGTATTTATTACCGTCAACCTGCATACTGAAGTTAAAGACCGTAAGAAGTTCTGGAGCACTTTACAACACGGCCTTAATACAACACTCAAATCAAATATTCCTTCAGGCGTTATTGGCCCTGTAGTCAACAGCAACTTCGGCGATGTAACAGCACAGATCATTACCGTTTCCTCTCCCATCCGCAACTATGCAGAACTGGAGAAGTACATGGATAAAATTGAAGATGGTCTTAAAGTTATTCCTGAAGTATCCAAGATCAATCGTTCCGGTGGACAGCAACAACAGATCTATGTCACTATAAATGATGAACAGTTGCAACAATACGGCTTTGACCTGTCTACTATTGTACGCACATTGCAAATGGAGAACGTGACCGGTTATTCCGGAGAAGTAACTGTCAATTCCAATACCATTCCGGTATTTACAAACAGCCAGTACAAAACAGAGAAAGATATTGCTGAACAGATCATCTATACCACCCCTACCGGTACCATCGTAAGACTGAAAGATGTAGCGACCATCACCCGCAGGTACGAAGAACCATCTTCATACATTCGTGTAGGCAATGACCGGGTATTGATGCTGGGCATCGAAATGCAGCCCGGTAATAATATCGTGCAGTTTGGACATACTATAGAAGAAAAGCTGGCCGCAATCAAATCCAAATTACCTGACGATATCCAGATCAACACCATCGTCAATCAACCCGAAGTAGTGGATGAAAGCATCAAACACTTCATGCGTGAATTTGGATTGGCCATCGGTTCTGTAATACTCGTTGTAATGTTACTCCTGCCCTTCCGTGTAGCAGCTGTAGCTTCGGTTGCAGCGCCTATTTCTATCCTGATCACGTTTGGTCTCATCAATATCATGGGTATTGAATTGCACCAGGTTACACTGGCAGCACTGATCATTGTATTGGGTATGGTCGTGGATAATGCCATTGTGGTAGTAGACAATTACATTGAAAAACTCGATGAAGACATTACTCCATGGACGGCTGCCTGGCAGGCAGCAAAGCAGTTGTCTTTGCCCATTTTTACTGCTACACTGGCGATCGTGTTTGCATTTGCACCCCTGGCAATTTTTATGTTTGGCATCGCAAAAGACTTTATCGCAGCCCTGCCGGTAACGGTAGCTGTCGCACTCATTACCTCTATGGCAGTGGCTTTGCTTGTGACGCCGTATACCTGTTATGTTTTTATCAAACAGGGATTAAAGCATAGGATGAACAACAGGAGTAATAAACGTAGTCTTTTAGACAGATTGCAGGAGACTTTCAATAAAGGAATTGAAATCGCTTTCCGCTTCCCTAAGATCACTGTATCTGTTGCTGTTCTGGCGCTGGTGCTGGCACTGGTATTAGCAGGTAAAGTCAGCCAGGAATTCTTTCCGCTGAGTGAAAGTAAACAATTCAATGCAGAGATATGGATGCCCAACGGCACCTCTCTGGAAGAAACAGAAAAGGTGGTGAAGGCAGTCGAAACAGAACTTAAGAAAGATAGCCGCGTAGTGAATACAGCCAGCTTTATCGGCACCAGCTCTCCCCGTTTCAATGTAACTTATGCACCTGAGATGCCAAGACGCAATTTTGCACAGGTCTTCATCAATACAGTGAGCAGTGACGCGACAAATGAACTGGTGGCAAAATACCTGCCCATCTTCGATAAATTTCTTCCGGATGGTTATGTACGTCTGCGTCAGTTAAGTATGCAGGAAGGCTCACCTATTGCTGTACGTATTGTAGGTGAGGATCTGAATGATCAAAAAAAAGTAGCAGAACAGGTAAAAGATATCTTACAACATGCTGAAGGTACGAATTGGGTACGCTCCGATTATGAAGATGACTATCTTGGTATCAGCCTGAAGATAAAAGAGGAGGATGCTGCCCGTCTCGGTATACCCAATCAGGCCATTACCCAAACTTTGGGAGCAGGTCTGAAAGGTTTTGCTGTGACACAATTATGGGAAGGCGATAAACCCATAGATGTTTATCTTCGGTTAGATACTGCCAATAGAACGAATTTCAGTGACCTGGGTAATCTGCATATCAATAAAGTTCTGTTAAAACAGGTAGCTGAGATCGCGCCTTCCTGGCACACCGGTGTCATTGCACATAAAAACGGATTACGTACCCTCACCGTACTCTCCGAAGCACAATGTGGCATCAGGGCGTCCGATATTTTAAAGAAAGTACAACCAGCTATTGCAAAATTATCCCTCCCGGATGGCGTGCATATCGAATATGGTGGTGATGCAGAATCCTCTGCAGACAATGCTCCGGGCATGGGTTTAGCATTAGGCACCAGTCTGTTATTGATATTACTTACACTGCTCTTTCAGTTTAAAACTTTTGGTAAGACACTGATCATTCTTGCTACTTTCCCATTGAGTTTATTAGGCGCTTTTTTAGGACTGTACATTACCGGGAATCCTATGGGTATGACTGCCTTTATGGGTATTATCAGTCTGATTGGAATCGTTGTAAGAAATGGTATCATCCTCGTAGATTATGCAGATGAATTAGTAAGAGATCATCACTATAGCATTAAGGCCGCTGCACTCGCCACAGCCAAACGACGTATGCGCCCGATATTCCTGACCTCTGCAGCAGCAGCGATCGGGGTCGTTCCAATGATCGCTGGCAAATCACCGTTATGGGCACCATTAGGGAGTGTATTGGCTTCAGGATTGATCGTATCTATGGTACTGACATTATTCGTCATACCGGTCTTATATTATTTATTCGTACGTCATCCGAACGAGACGACAGGCACACCGGATATTCAATACAAACCAGCCAAAACGGCCTTAATGATAATAGTCCTGATTTGTAGTCCGTTCTTTTTGCACGCGCAATCAGTCAAGCTTTCTCTGGAAGATGCCCGCAAAATGGCACTGGAACAAAACAGGCAAATGAAGGCGGCACAATACGAAATAGATGCCGCCAAAGCAGCCGCAAAATCAGTTGCTGCCAATGCATATCCTACTATAGACGGGTCTGTCACAGGCGTTTACCTGGGCAAACCAATCGGAGGTGCACTGAATGGTTTGATCCCCGATTATTTTGGTAGTGCCATGGTGACCGCTTCAGAAGCCATCTATGCGGGTGGTAAGATCAGGACAGGCAAAGCAGCTGCCGACAAAGGCGTTGAGATCAAAGAAACACAACGTGTGCTCACCAGCTCGCAGGTATTACTCAATGTAGAAACTGCCTACTGGCAGGTGATACAGGTGCAGGAGAAGATCATACTCGCCAACCGCTTCAGAGACATGCTGAAAGTACTCCACCAGGATCTTCAAAACTCTTATGATGCAGGTCTCATTTACAAGAATGACCTGTTAAGAGTGGATGTCAATCTGAATGAAGCGGAACTCAATATTACCAAAGCAGAAGACGGCCTGGTACTCGCTAAATTACGTCTTGCACAACTCACCGGTATGGCAGGCAACACAAGCTTTATCATTGCAGACAGTATCTCAGGCGATTTTCAGACACAATCATTACAAAGTAATGGAAGCGATAAAAGACCGGAGATTCTCTTATTGAATCAGGCCATCGAAGCTGGTCAACTGCAAAAGCAGCTCCTGAAGGCAGAATCACGCCCCACTATAGGTGTTGGTTTCAGTGGGCTTGCCACCGCCGGCAAAGGTGTCAATCTTAAAGACGGCAGTGATTTCATGGGCTCCTATTTTGGATTAGCCAGTATCAGCGTGCCCATTTTCGATTGGGGTAAAAAATCCGGAAAAGTCAAAGAACAAACCCTGAAACTTGCTGCACAGCAGCAACAACTCATTGACACGAAAGAACTGGTAGACCTGGAAATACAACAGGCTTACCTTGCACTGAATCAGTCTTCCCGCAAGGTAAATCTCTCCCTGCTCTCATTACAACAGGCAGATGAGAACCTGAAACTCGCCAATGACCGCTTTGCAGCAGGTACCATTACCGGCAAAGATGTACAGGAAGCTCAGGTCATCTGGCAACAGGCATACAGCAGTCTCATTGATGCAAAAGTGGAATACAGGATTAATGAAGCCAGTTACAAAAAAGCAACAGGTAGTTTATAA
- a CDS encoding helix-turn-helix domain-containing protein — MTGKKQGANVYKHSELVQDTEIDLKSTVPGFAVNCNLRFMDIPALRNNFRSDFLGILLVVKGTLTISINLEEHILQPNSLLLAAPHALKQVIAMDDNAILCGISATIDFMSKIFADKLLDLMNYFSTKYCPHWQLEDKDATTIANTFNLLLHRTEEYNTHTYGKELFYHAFASLLYELGGMGQKYARINHADFSRKENLVMAFTSHVQQHFRQQRNVQAFAEQLHVTPKYLTETVKEISGKTAGEIIDHFVILEAKRMLSDTTLSILQIAEELNFSDQSFFGKYFKRFVGHSPKEYRQIQRKY, encoded by the coding sequence ATGACAGGTAAAAAACAGGGAGCGAATGTTTACAAACATTCAGAACTCGTGCAGGATACAGAAATTGACTTGAAGTCAACCGTACCCGGGTTTGCTGTCAACTGCAATCTCCGGTTCATGGACATCCCTGCGTTGCGGAACAATTTCCGGTCTGACTTCCTGGGCATCCTCCTAGTTGTAAAAGGTACACTCACTATCTCCATCAACCTCGAAGAGCATATTTTGCAGCCTAACAGCCTCCTGCTCGCCGCCCCACACGCATTGAAACAGGTGATTGCAATGGATGACAATGCCATCCTCTGCGGTATCTCTGCCACCATAGATTTCATGAGCAAGATTTTCGCCGATAAGCTACTCGATCTTATGAACTACTTTAGTACGAAATATTGTCCTCATTGGCAACTGGAAGATAAAGATGCTACCACTATTGCCAACACCTTCAATTTGCTCCTACATCGTACTGAAGAATACAATACTCATACCTACGGTAAGGAACTCTTCTATCATGCCTTTGCCAGCCTACTGTACGAACTAGGCGGTATGGGACAGAAATATGCAAGGATCAACCATGCCGACTTTTCCCGCAAAGAAAATCTTGTCATGGCATTTACCTCGCATGTTCAACAGCATTTCAGACAACAACGCAATGTACAGGCATTTGCAGAACAGCTGCATGTAACACCGAAATACCTGACTGAAACCGTCAAAGAAATCAGCGGAAAAACAGCAGGAGAAATTATTGATCACTTTGTGATACTCGAAGCCAAACGCATGCTTAGCGACACGACACTCAGTATCCTTCAAATAGCAGAAGAACTGAACTTCAGTGATCAGTCATTCTTCGGAAAATACTTCAAACGATTCGTCGGCCACTCGCCTAAAGAGTACAGACAGATTCAGCGAAAATACTAA
- a CDS encoding efflux RND transporter periplasmic adaptor subunit, with translation MTLIVRQASLFLMVILMAGCGTKADKQPQSDPVKVKTIRIQKDPLPHQLSYSGTIEPDNTADIGFAVAGTVNNISVQEGDHVLQGQLLASIDATEYNNALAIANASLDQAEDMYRRLNDLYQKGSLPAKDYIEIKSKLAQAQANKSINAKHIADSKLYAPISGIITARKIEKGSTAAPGIPAFTIIKTDIVTAKITVPETEVGAIRNGMDAKVYIPTLEDTIPGRITIINPQADAVSRTYTIKIKLANSNNRLLPGMLTAVYINTGKTVNTISIPATAIVRDADDLTYVYIANEQHKAIRKRITAGLLTGSNEVIITNGLQEGDLLITNGQSHLKDGSTVTVE, from the coding sequence ATGACATTGATTGTAAGGCAGGCATCTTTATTTCTAATGGTGATCCTGATGGCTGGCTGTGGCACCAAAGCCGATAAGCAACCACAGTCCGATCCGGTTAAAGTAAAAACCATTCGCATTCAAAAGGATCCGCTTCCTCACCAGTTAAGTTATTCCGGTACCATCGAACCTGACAACACCGCCGACATCGGTTTTGCTGTAGCCGGTACCGTTAATAACATCAGTGTGCAGGAAGGCGACCATGTGCTACAGGGACAACTGCTGGCCAGTATCGATGCCACTGAATACAACAATGCACTGGCCATTGCAAATGCCTCCCTGGACCAGGCTGAAGACATGTACCGTCGTCTCAATGACCTTTACCAGAAAGGAAGTCTGCCCGCCAAAGATTATATCGAGATAAAATCTAAACTCGCACAGGCACAAGCCAACAAAAGCATTAATGCCAAACACATTGCAGATAGTAAATTATACGCACCCATCTCCGGCATCATCACTGCACGAAAGATAGAAAAAGGCAGTACCGCCGCTCCCGGTATTCCTGCATTCACGATTATCAAAACTGATATCGTCACCGCAAAGATCACTGTACCCGAAACTGAAGTAGGCGCTATCCGCAATGGTATGGATGCCAAGGTATACATTCCAACACTTGAGGACACCATTCCCGGCAGGATCACTATCATCAATCCACAAGCCGATGCTGTTTCCCGGACATATACCATCAAAATAAAACTGGCCAATAGCAATAACCGGCTGTTACCCGGCATGCTCACAGCTGTATATATCAATACAGGCAAAACCGTCAACACCATCTCCATTCCTGCTACCGCCATTGTCAGAGATGCAGACGACCTCACTTATGTATACATCGCCAATGAACAACACAAGGCCATCCGCAAAAGGATCACCGCAGGTCTGCTCACTGGCAGTAATGAAGTGATCATCACCAACGGTTTACAGGAAGGCGATCTGCTGATCACAAACGGACAATCACACCTCAAAGATGGAAGCACCGTGACGGTTGAATAA
- the rhaT gene encoding L-rhamnose/proton symporter RhaT: MQAILGVFFHFIGGFASGSFYIPFKKVKNWAWESYWIVGGFFSWLIVPFLAAWITIPDFLSIIRATDGTTLFWTYLMGVLWGIGGLTFGLTMRYLGMSLGMSVALGYTSAFGALIPPIYRDLFTSDTAHTFSSMIHHISGQLVLAGVVVCLFGIAICGKAGMMKENELSDDEKKESISEFNLKKGLIVGTVSGILSACFNFGIEAGKPMAAIAIQQGCNPLFQNNVIFVVLLWGGLTTNLFWCLLLNARNKTFSDYTNKKTPLAGNYFFAAIAGTTWFFQFFFYGMGESKLGNGASSWILHMAFIIMISSLWGITLKEWKGVSSATFKTILAGVLTIMISVLLVGYGNSLG, from the coding sequence ATGCAAGCTATTCTTGGTGTATTTTTTCATTTCATCGGAGGCTTTGCCTCGGGCAGTTTTTACATCCCATTTAAAAAAGTTAAAAACTGGGCCTGGGAAAGTTACTGGATAGTAGGCGGATTCTTTTCCTGGCTGATCGTGCCCTTCCTTGCTGCATGGATCACCATCCCCGACTTCCTCAGCATCATCCGCGCCACTGATGGCACTACACTATTCTGGACTTATTTAATGGGCGTATTATGGGGCATCGGCGGTCTCACCTTCGGTCTTACCATGCGCTACCTGGGAATGTCTCTTGGAATGTCTGTAGCCCTCGGCTACACTTCCGCCTTCGGTGCATTGATCCCGCCTATTTACAGGGATCTTTTCACCAGTGACACAGCCCATACTTTTTCATCCATGATCCATCACATCAGCGGACAACTCGTCCTGGCCGGTGTGGTCGTTTGTTTATTCGGTATCGCCATCTGTGGAAAAGCCGGGATGATGAAAGAAAATGAACTGTCAGATGATGAGAAGAAAGAGAGCATATCTGAGTTTAATCTGAAGAAAGGATTGATCGTAGGTACTGTATCAGGCATCCTCAGCGCCTGTTTCAACTTCGGTATCGAAGCAGGAAAGCCAATGGCTGCCATTGCGATCCAACAGGGATGCAACCCGCTCTTCCAGAACAACGTCATTTTCGTGGTGCTGCTCTGGGGCGGTTTAACCACCAACCTGTTCTGGTGTTTGCTGCTGAATGCACGTAATAAAACCTTCAGCGATTATACCAATAAGAAAACGCCGCTGGCAGGCAATTATTTCTTTGCTGCTATAGCCGGCACGACCTGGTTCTTCCAGTTCTTCTTTTATGGAATGGGCGAGAGCAAACTGGGGAATGGCGCCAGTTCCTGGATATTGCATATGGCATTTATCATTATGATTTCCAGCCTGTGGGGAATTACATTGAAAGAATGGAAAGGCGTGAGTTCAGCGACGTTTAAAACTATCCTGGCAGGTGTATTGACAATTATGATTTCAGTGTTGCTGGTGGGGTATGGTAATTCACTAGGATAA
- a CDS encoding DUF6934 family protein, translated as MNIEKYLYEANEDRTTFTFESLGPNGTISKTIKYFEVGRLPDGTPILNLGFGDADDSPNEFNDSITSNNGDRSKVLATVANTIFNIFRHWGNAMILAIGGTPARNRLYQMGINANKAEIDSQFDILGRTPMGWEYFRKGMNYTAFMAKKKNYKIE; from the coding sequence ATGAACATAGAGAAGTATTTATACGAAGCCAACGAAGACCGGACCACGTTCACATTTGAAAGCCTGGGGCCAAATGGGACGATTAGCAAGACGATCAAATACTTTGAAGTAGGACGGCTACCTGATGGAACTCCAATTCTAAATTTAGGATTTGGTGATGCTGATGATAGTCCGAATGAGTTTAATGATAGCATTACTTCCAATAATGGAGATAGAAGTAAGGTTTTAGCAACAGTAGCAAATACTATTTTCAATATTTTCAGGCATTGGGGTAATGCAATGATTCTTGCTATAGGAGGAACACCCGCCAGAAATAGATTATATCAAATGGGCATAAATGCAAACAAAGCGGAGATTGACTCTCAATTTGATATTCTAGGCAGAACTCCCATGGGCTGGGAGTATTTCAGGAAAGGAATGAATTATACGGCATTTATGGCCAAAAAGAAAAACTATAAAATTGAATAA
- a CDS encoding glycoside hydrolase: MKRSRFTIMLLMTAAFAHAQQHITIDVNKKAQVIDNIGSSGAWFSEGIGKYWPPEIREQMARWLFSKGFKKDGSPEGIGLSSWRFNIGGGTAEQGDSSGIKDFRKRAECFLKPDGTYDWSKQLGYLWFTKKAKEYGVETLIAFSNTPPVWMNQNGLGYKTEKDHRSNLKVDQYDAYAAFLANVYQHFDKEGLHFDYISPVNEPQWDWSHPYMDADQEGTAWTNSEVIRIAGALDTALNRVRANTKILLSEAGHLEYLYAQEGSASHQIQALKAGGVYRLSHVPAIIGGHSYFTDKGDSSRRAIRKHVADTASKYGLQYWQTEYSMLADGYKDGHDGPRTAMDCALFLAKVMHDDFVYGNAAAWQFWNSWEPGKADMDTRYYLVALHPKDKTYKDGTVTAVKNLWALGQYSRFVRPGMQRVMAESGDENVLVSAFVSKKQVVLVCVNYGEKAVLVNTEVKGRKVKKVRYYETSKQEDMKLHEVRAGNEPIELKGRSVVTVVME, from the coding sequence ATGAAACGGTCTCGCTTTACAATCATGCTGCTCATGACGGCTGCCTTTGCCCATGCCCAGCAGCACATTACAATTGATGTCAATAAAAAGGCGCAGGTAATAGATAATATAGGTTCTTCAGGTGCCTGGTTTTCGGAGGGGATCGGTAAATATTGGCCGCCGGAGATACGGGAGCAGATGGCCCGTTGGCTCTTTAGTAAGGGATTTAAGAAGGATGGTTCGCCGGAGGGGATCGGGCTTTCCAGCTGGCGGTTTAATATTGGTGGTGGTACCGCGGAGCAGGGGGATAGTAGTGGAATAAAGGATTTCAGGAAGCGGGCGGAGTGTTTTTTGAAACCAGATGGCACCTATGACTGGTCTAAGCAGTTGGGGTATCTTTGGTTTACGAAAAAGGCGAAGGAGTATGGGGTAGAGACATTGATCGCATTCTCGAATACGCCACCGGTATGGATGAACCAAAATGGGTTGGGGTATAAGACGGAGAAAGATCATCGATCTAATCTGAAGGTGGATCAGTATGATGCATATGCGGCATTCTTAGCAAATGTGTATCAGCATTTTGATAAGGAAGGATTACATTTTGATTATATCAGTCCTGTGAATGAACCCCAGTGGGATTGGAGTCATCCATATATGGATGCGGATCAGGAGGGGACTGCGTGGACAAATAGCGAGGTGATAAGAATTGCAGGGGCGTTAGATACTGCACTTAATAGGGTGCGTGCCAATACGAAGATATTACTTTCCGAAGCAGGGCACCTGGAGTATTTGTATGCGCAGGAAGGATCGGCTTCGCACCAGATACAGGCATTGAAAGCCGGTGGTGTTTACAGGCTTTCTCATGTACCGGCTATTATTGGTGGGCATAGTTATTTTACAGATAAAGGCGATAGCAGCAGGAGAGCGATTCGTAAACATGTGGCAGATACGGCATCTAAATATGGCCTGCAGTACTGGCAAACGGAGTATTCCATGTTGGCAGACGGATACAAAGATGGGCATGATGGGCCGCGTACGGCTATGGATTGTGCGTTGTTCCTCGCGAAAGTGATGCATGATGATTTTGTGTATGGAAATGCTGCGGCATGGCAGTTTTGGAATAGCTGGGAGCCGGGAAAGGCAGATATGGATACAAGGTATTATCTGGTGGCATTGCATCCAAAGGATAAAACGTATAAAGATGGTACGGTGACGGCGGTAAAGAATTTGTGGGCGCTGGGACAGTATAGCCGATTCGTAAGGCCGGGAATGCAGAGGGTGATGGCGGAGAGCGGGGATGAGAATGTGTTGGTGAGTGCATTTGTAAGTAAGAAACAGGTGGTGTTGGTGTGTGTGAATTATGGGGAGAAGGCCGTTTTAGTGAATACGGAGGTGAAGGGAAGAAAGGTAAAGAAGGTGAGGTATTATGAAACCAGTAAGCAGGAGGATATGAAATTGCATGAAGTTCGTGCAGGGAATGAACCGATTGAACTGAAGGGGAGAAGTGTGGTGACGGTGGTGATGGAGTAG